GTACAGAGAAGGATTAGTTTGACATCTCATCTCCCCATCTCCTGTTGACTAAAACCCCACAAAAAGCCAGAGGACGGGGTGATCCAGGTGTTAGCATGGGAAAAAGGGTCAGCAGAGAAGGGAGAATTTATGAGGATGAGAGGACTAAAAGAGATTATCCAGTCTGGCAGTGAAGCTAACAATGGGGGGAAAGGGTTCTGGCTGAGACTGAGACAGAAATGACCCATACAAGAGACAATTCCTTGGTTCTCTTGAATCTAGTCAGTCAagtatttcttgagcacctattACATGTTCAGTGCTGCAGTAGGGAGTTAggggaatgttctagtttgctagctgctggaatgcaatataccagaaacggaatggcttttaaaaaggggaattttttaatttttaaaactaatcaagacccactcaaatgggtggagacatgtcatcccctaatccagtttaacaaccattcttaactaaatctcatcaatcagggagatgatctcattacagtttcaaacatacagtattgaatagagatcattctacctttatgaaatgggatttatattaaaacatggcgggcgggccgcggtggctcagcgggcaaagtgcttgcctgctatgccggaggacctcggttcgattcccggccccagcccatgtaacaaaaacggaaaaacaaaatacaataaagcaagaaaatgtttggagatgtttccctttcttccttccttccttccttctatccttccttccttctctctgtctttccttaaaaaaaaataaaaaaaaaaagaaaacatggcttttcttagggggcatgcttcctttcagaccagcacagggaataagaagaaatatatataaatggttGTGCTTCCATTCTGCAAATGTGGCAAGCTCTTCCCCTGACTTCTGTCATTTGCACGTGCCATTTTGTCTCCCTGGAATGCTCTTCTCCACCCTCCATCTTTGCCTAGCTCACCCTTTCCTACAGATGTTGAGAGTGGTGGATGCCAGAAAGATAGGGAGCCAAACCTCAGAGCAAGGGTATCAGCTAGGGCTGGTGACCCTAACATTCCAGCATGTCCACGCACCAGCTCTACAAGCCACTGTACACCGAGGGCCAAGGTGAGCGAGCCCCACAGCCAAGACTCCTACAAGGCAACGGAAAGGAACTCTTGGGCCCTGCAGGTGGCAGATGGGAGACTGCAACATCTGTGTCAGCCCTCAGACCAATTCCATAGCCCTTGCCCAAAAAGAGAATGGTCGCATCAGGTGCTGGCAGACTTCCTCTGTTAATgaaggagaaagatcaagggCACACCtactctatttgccactgaaaaAAGGATAGTAAGTCCTCAACTTTTCCCTTACTTCTCTTAGTATCTGTTTCTctatgataaaaataatgaagaggAAGTTGACGCACAGAGAGATTTGGTAACTCAAATCTCTGCAGCCccaaggggcagggctgaggtTTAAATCCAGGTAGCTGGGCTGCAGGGGGTGTCTGCCCTTAACTGCTCTGTGCCCGCTCTCACCATTGCCCCCCTCTGccactttcttttcctcttgttTGCTCTCGTGCAGGTGATGTCTTCCTTTGGCATTTCACAACCACTATATTCAACCCTGTATTAAGTGGACGTGCTATAGCGGAAGGGGGGCTAACGTTTCTGAGCCCTGTGCTGGGGCCCAGTGCTGTGCTGGCACTTCtggtgcatttttaaaatttaaacctcATAACAGCCTAATAAGTTGGGAACTGTCTTCTCCCTTTTGGGAAGGGACAATATAGAGGGGTGATCAAGAGCAGAGACCCTCTGCTCAGACTACATGGGGTCACATTGAAAAAGGGGGAGACAGATAAGGAATACTTTCAAAGTCTCCTGCCATCTCACCAACTAGAAAGCTTATTTTCTTGCAGTCTTTTTTTATACGCACAgatgcattttaatgttttaacaaACTGCACAGTTTGTTTATGCGCCTGTTTTGTTCCTCCCTGGCTGGCTACTCTCCTGGAGGCTTTGGATTCTGCATCTTCCTCAGGCCAGTTTCACTCCACCTGAGGGCGTTCGTGTGCTCCCAGGGACACAGGGTATGAGACTCACTGCAGCATGCCCAGTGGTCTGGGCTGGAGGGGAGCGAGATGGCAGAGGCTGCAGAGATGGCTGACCTCTGCCTCAGCTTCTCTGTGCATCCCTGAATGGGGCACCCTAACAGGGTGCTTCAGCAAGAGGAGCTATCTACTTTTGTTTACCAGCGGCTGTGAATGTGGCTGAGTGAGTCTCTTAACTGTGGAGGATGCTGATAAGCCCCAGGACTCAGGACAAGGTTTTGCAAGACAACGGTGAGTATGACACAGGTGAACAAATGCATGTTAGCCCAGCAATCACTGGGCAGACAACACGGGGTCCGGGGCCCTGCTGTCTGGCCAGCTCACACCTGCCACGCCAGCACCCCGCCATGTACCAGCTGGGCTTTAGTGAGCCCTCAGCTGGCTGAGCTGCTCTTTCAGGGGACAGAGAACCCAGACAGGCCTGTCCTCATGCCAGCTGGCGGGTGGGCTCTGGCAGCAGGCAggggtagtggtgatggtggtgggggcGGTGAGCTGGATTGTCTCCCACAGTGACACTGGCCCTTGTCTGCTCACGAGAGTCGCTGCTGTCCTCTAGGCAGGTGGCTTGGCCAGAACATCAGGGTGCACACGAGAAGGGAGGAGAGCCCATGGGCCCCCACCAGGGAGCACGCAGGGCATTCTCCTGCTCACCCAGCGAGCGCTGAGGGCTGGCAACCGCTTCCTCTGCTCAAATGCATTTCACAGATGCATCGACCTACTCCCCAAATTTGGTGTAACCCTCATGTGCTAGCAACTGTGGCAGAGGGGCAAGAAAGAGAGATTTTTCCAGTTTATAAAGATAAGAATTAGAGGGcacatttgttaaattaaaagagtttttaaaattactgcCCACGACTATAGAGGGTGGCAGGACTGTTTGCGTGGAATGGTAAGATAATTTAGTCCCCAAAGATGCCCCATCTGGCATTTTTCTGGGGAAATAAAGGTTGCTTTAAAACCGTAGAGAAACAGGCCACCTACCTTCTCAGGGCACTTCTCCCCAGGCGATGCTCCTCCCATTCTCGGTAGCAAGTCTGCTTGCCAATTTCCTTTTCCCAGAAGCGTTTGAGCTCCAGACAGGTGTCCCGGCAGAAGACCTCCCGGCGGATGTACTGATTGTTCATCCCCTGAAAGAGAAGACCACAGCCAGAACCCTAGAGCACGACCCCTTGGACTCTGGACCTTCCATCCACGCGAGGGAGGCCCCGGGCCGGCCGTGAGCCTCTGCAGGATGATTTCCTTGTCTGCCCAGGGGGgtgcccccctgccccctgccccctgcccgtGGAAGGCGGACACAGATACTCCCCATGTGGAGCCAGACATTGTTTCTAGACTCATTTTCTCACGAATTTGGTGTGCCTTCTGCTGTCACATCAATTCTCCGGGCCTCAGTCTCCTTTGTCTGTAGCTCGAATTCAATCATGAATGTGAGTGTTCTGCAATTTACAGAGTTCTGAATGAATGTAACTTTTGTGGTCTTGAACTCTACATTGTACAGGGCATGTAACTATAGTTAACAAACACCCCTACTAACCTGCCCCAGCTTTCTCGTCTGTAGAGATGAAAACCAGACCAAACCAAACCCACTCCCCTTCTCTTTTGGTTTGGAAAGATCTTGGCTGCTCATTGGAATATACTCCAGGAGCTCGACCGAGCAGGGGTGGCTGGGCTGTGGCCTGCGTGTCAGGATTGGGGAAAGCTGCCACGTGGTTCTCCCGTGGGGCCGAGGTTGAGAGCTGCAGTCCCTGGTCACgtcctcccagcccagcccagctggcCCCAAGGCGCCATCTTCCTGGGTAGGCCCTCTTTTTCCCACTTTGCTGATAAGGAAGCTAGATGGTAATTGACCTTATCAATGTCATACAGCTGATAAGTGGAGTGGCTGTGGGGGGCTCTGTCCACTGCCTCCAGCCACCTCCCAGGGAGGAGGAAAGTGACCTTTTTATCCCCTGAAGGTGGTCAGTGGTCACCCACTTCCCTGGTAAaataacagaggtgttcctgacttcTCAGatgcctcctcctccctccccccagagCAGAGTTCTTTGGGGAAGGTGACTACcctatgttttatttaaatacctTAAAGCATGCAGTgaatggtcaataaatatttgtcatattGAATTAATTGACTCTCCTCTCCCCAAGGTTTTATCCTAAACAGCTGCCTGGAAGTGGCGACGGTCCCTTTGGTGGTGCTTCGAGCATGGAGGAAAATTCTGCAGGGACAGTATGAGGGCCCCCTAAGTCACCTCGGCATTCTCACCTTTAGTGTTAGAGAGCTAGACCCTTCTCTGGCCCTAGGCTTCTCAACTTTAAAAGCGCAGGAATCTCCTGGGGATCTCATTGAGATGCTGATTCTGAGGCAGTAGGTTTGGGTGGGGCCAAACCTAACAAGCATTTCTAACATGCGCCCAGGAGTGCCCACGCTGCTGACCCAGGACCACGCCAGGGCACTGGGCAGCCATTCCTTCACTCTCCAGCCCTGAAAGTGGAGCCACAACCATGCAAATGGCAGTCCTTTCCTTTGacctccctgggaggcatgcTTGGCAGTGACATGTGCCTGCAAAATCAAAGGGAAGCTCCAGCATCCTTATTCTGCCTGTCCTCGCAGTCCATAAAAATGAAGTGGTGTTTACAAAACAGTGACAAATGTAAATGTCTCTACCTGCAGAGCTTAAATGGCATGTGGGCTCTTCTGTAGCAGTTACGGTTCCATGTGTGTTCCCTGCAGCTCCCAATGTAGCTATACTCAACATTTTCCTGCATGCCACCTCTCCCTGTGCAAATATAGAAGAATGCCAGAGCCCCCTTGGACTTGGCAGGTGTGGTCAGAGAGGCACATGGCTCTCAGGGAAGGCTAAGGAAGGAACTCAGAATGATCCTGATGATTTCAACTTCATAGGAAGTTTTCTGGCAttcagagaagaaatattttaaagaaataagtgCTTAGTAGACTTTCTTGCACAAAGTTTAGAGAGTTCATTTTACTCTTGAAGCAtttatttaagaagaaattaGAAGGCTCAGTTTGTATATAGAGTGTTCACATTGTCTGGGAACTTCCCAAGTGGCCCTCTAGAAATACTGCATGTGTTGGGGTCCGGATGGTGCCAAAGCTATAGACTTCAGAGCCAGGTTCAGAGAACAGCTGAGAACAAGGGAGGCTTCCACTATTAAGGAGAAAATCACACCAGGGTGGGCCCAGGAGAATGCAGGTGGTGAGCTGTGAAACCTCTCACTCTGTATCTGCAGCCATCCCCTTTTCTACCAAGTTTTCTGGGGTCCAGGCTAGTGGAGTCACTGAGCACAGAGAACATTAAGCCAGAATCACAGACTAAGCACTCCTGGGGCCAGAGGAGCATCATATGGGAATGAAGCAGCTGTGTCCTGCATCCCTGGACACAGCTGCAGGGAGTCAAGGGATGTAGATAGCCAGAGAGTCCATCCATGCCCAACTAAGGGCATCTTTTCTAAGACGCTGCTGGCCAAAGGAAAGATGAGTTGGGGCCAGAGTCAGCCACCAGTCTGTAGTGACAAATTTAACAGCATCATATGCTGCTGATGAGGATGAATTCCCAGCCCTGTCCCCCAGTCTTGGCCTCCCAGAATTGTCTGGAGATGTCTACCCCTGCTTCTGACAGGGTCTACATGCTCTCACGATCTCTCTGCTAGAGACTCAGGGTCCTTTTGGCCCTCCCCAAGCTATCTTGCCTGGAATGCAAAGGGTCACCCTGGTTTGCTGATTTTCCTGTCATTTAAGCAGCACCTGCAATCTAATGTTCTTCATGGAATCTCACCTTGCTTCTCACCTGTGCAGATGTACCTGCCCTGCCTGCCAACGCTCTCTGTTTCTTGCTCACTCTGGGCCCAGAATCACAGTGTGACAAGCCAAGAGGGCGAGCATCAGAGTGTGCCACGTGTCGTCACCTCAGAGCCTCAGGAATCTGGGCAAGTACATTCTTTACGTGTTCTTCACCTCAGTTTtgccatctgtgaaatgggattgCTGTGCAGATGAAATAAAATCGCATCCATAAGACTGCCTAATGCACAAGTGTGTGAAGCATCATCCTGGCCGCCTGGCTCCAGTGAGCTTAGGCCCAGCCATCTGGTTTTCCTAGACTGCTGTCAGGCATGAGCGAGGCCACCAGCCAAAGCTAGTAGAATGTCACTGACAACTCCAAAGTAGGTGTAAATTTTCTTTGTTGATAATAGTAAATGTTTGGCCTCTTGGGTGTGTGGCTGAAATTTATTTACCTCTGCCTTGGTCTATCAACCACCACTTGGATTACTTAAATGACAGAACATAAGTCTGTTCTCAGGTTGTACGATGTCCCACGTGGGACTGTACCCAGAGGAACATTTGTGAGAGCTTCTGATTGTCTTCTTTCTTATGTCCTTTTGCCTCTGGTGGTACTTCAGAGCCAAGCCTCACCACGCCCCTTCACTGGGAGGTGTGTGGCACGTGTAAGAAGGAAGATGCCTGCATTTTCCAGAAAAACCAGAGATCTCCCTGGCTGAAGATTCGCTTCCATCTCCACCGTGTTGCTTTACAACCTAACTGGCTGTAGTGCTAGAAATTGCTTGTGGCACAATGGTGAAAACAAGTAAGAACTTCTCTAAGGAaacatgtattttgtttttagatAGACCATCTTGCCTTCTTATTTTAATCATTGTCCCTGACTTGAGAAAAACTGTAGCAGCGTCTATCACCAGTTTTGTAGCCTCAAGGAAGCAAAATTGATGATGACAttagaaaaatgctttttaagGCAGGAAAGAGGGAATAAAAGATGTCCCATCCCCTATCCTGCCCCACTTTGCAGCCCAAGGACATGAACGTCAGGGTTCCGCCTGGAGTGTGTAGATGCAGCCCCGCCCCAGGCACCAGCGCTTCAGTGCACCGAGAGTCCCTGACCTGGTCTGAGGGCCTCCTGGGGGAAGGAGAGACTGGAGCACGGGAAGAGATCCGAAGTGAGACGGCCCTGCAGAAcagagtgacagaaagcagagatCGGGGCAGGGGGCTGGCAGCAAAGGGGCAAGGGGGACTTTTTAGGATTATGGAAATGATCTATATCGTGTTTACAGTGGGAGGTAGTACAGTCATATCCAATTGCCAAACTCATCAAAAACTGTACACTtcaaatggatgaattttattaCACATAAATTACACCTCCATAAAGGCTGGAAAAAACTTTCTCCTGTTTTTGGACTAGAGATTCATTTGGGGTCTTTCTGGCTCTAATCCACTGGGAGACTGTCAGAATTACATCTGTTAGGGTTTGTGGCCCTCCCTTTTCAGGGACACGTGTTTCTGTATTTGTGTTCCTGTTTTCTGACTTCTAAAATGCAGATACCTGCTCAACCTTGCAGAGAGGTGAAGAGTATCGATAGGTGGGAAGCCCTTGGGGCGTGCAGGGGCTATCCTTGATAAATAAAGAGCTTGATTCTCCTGCATATCCTTTGGccaagaactctgtctgccagATTGCATCTCTATAGAAAGAACACGTGCAGCCACTTCTAGACAATCACCAATTTGGGAAAACCATAATTCCGTTGACAATTATAGGCTTTAGTTCACATGATTAACTAATGCTCAGAGAGAACTATAGTGTGTAGCATTTTTGCATTAATTCAGCTCTACATTTGTTGAACTTCTGCCATCTGTGAGGTAGTCACATGGCAGGGAGACCCACCAATGTCCCATGAGCCAACTAAAACAAAGGAACACCTGTCCATCATGAGCTCTGATGCTGTGCCAACAATTTAATTTCCCAAGCCTTGGGTTGTCATCCCCAAGATGAGGAATGTGAGAGTTTTTTACAGTTTTGGCTTAAAACTGGTCATTCTCCTGGCTCCTGGCTACAGTGACGCGTATGTGAGCTGGACAGTGATTGTGGCCAGTGTCCGTGGTGCATATCCAACACCTCATGAAAGCAAcggttttgtgattttttttcacaaaatacattttggatctcttttaaacattttctttatagTCATAACTTGAAACAGAACAGAAGGGTTCTGGTTCCAGATACGGTGGGCTAAGCACATTCCACTCTCCCCAAGAATGCCACTCAAAACCTGGACAGATTGTACGGAGCAACTAtttgaggacttggaaaagcAAATAGTGGCAGGTGGTTGAGGAAGACCAGAATTCAAAGTACCATTGAGCTGGTGGTGAGTTCTCCATTTTCATGCTGGATCCCCAGTTTAGACTCAAGGCAACATGAGACCCAGAAATGGGCATATGGATGGACAGAGGGGGCTTCAGAAGCTTCTGGTTCTGATTGAGGAGCCAGAAAAGGGACCCCTAACACTTAGAGGGAAAGAGGGagttgcttgtttttattttctcttctcgtGCCTCTGATGAGACAGTGAGAGGCAGCAGGGTCTGCAGAGACAAAACTCTGAAActtgctctctctctccagtTGGAGTTGCTGTGGCCCTACTAGGGTAGTGGGGCCATTGctgctttttcccttctctcagcCCTTCTGACACTTGAATGTAGATGGGAGTGCAGCTAAGGTAAGAGTTTGGAAGAGTGAGGTAACGGTGTCTGGCCAAAGAACCACGGAATGCCCTTTCAGAAATACAGCTAAACCCTGATGAGATACTACCTTGTGCCTATGATAGtggcaaataaaaaatactgactgtgctgggttgaaactgttgtgtaccccagaaaagtcatgttcttaccttattcaatattgccaggtgggattttttggttgtttccatggaaatgtgacccatccaattgtggatggaacattttgattagatggtttccatggagatgtgtctctacctggaaaggtggggttgcttactggagccctttaaaagggaaccatgtGGAAAAAGCTTTGGAGTCCACACTTTTGACTTTAGGAGATATGGAATGAAAACACCTccggggaagccatttgaagaaactggtggagaaagctagcagatatcaccatgtccCTTCTCagctgaaggaaaaaatgaacttcatcagccctttctttgagttaggtatctttctctgcatgtcttggtttggacatttctatggccttagaactgttaatttgcaacttaataattcctttttaaaagtcattaaaaataataataaagccatTTAATCCATTTTGTTAACTGTTTTGCTCTGTAGACTTCAGCCAAGTCATTTAACTGGGTGCAAATGGCCTCATTTCAATTGTGTTGTGAGGATAAAAAGAGATCAATGGAAACattctacaaagaaagaaaatttaataaaccaaacattgttacaaaaaaaaaaagccatttaaaatgtccatttctgatatattgctttccaacagcattaacaaactaaaaaaaaaaaaaacactggcaaTGCCAGCTGGAGCTGACGGATGCAGAGCGACTGCAGCCCTCATACTTTGCtgatgagaatgcaaaatggtacaggtgCTCTGGAAAACAGCTCGGCACTTCCTTTCAAAATTAAACCtatacttaccatatgacccaacaatctcACTCCTAGAGGTATTTAGCCTAGAGAAACATAAATTTATGTTCACGCAAACACCTGTTTATCTGTACACAGCTCTATTCACAATTGCCTGAAACTAGAAACAGTACAATGATCCTtcaatggataaatgaataagcaaatggTAGACTATTCTTACAACGGAATaccattcagcaataaaaaaag
This portion of the Tamandua tetradactyla isolate mTamTet1 chromosome 15, mTamTet1.pri, whole genome shotgun sequence genome encodes:
- the FAM240A gene encoding protein FAM240A; translation: MAGLAEGKDELCLEHLVPKSEEGSGCGLLFQGMNNQYIRREVFCRDTCLELKRFWEKEIGKQTCYREWEEHRLGRSALRRLREEWKQKVETRLRLRNNPDETEKRANVG